A stretch of the Bradyrhizobium sp. CCBAU 53351 genome encodes the following:
- a CDS encoding M56 family metallopeptidase: protein MIATLAEAALRSLVLGGVVWFGLNLFCARNPRVHMTAWIVVLLASLAMPFVMHWPTLTISRLPLPVSVPDDFLPADISMLETPQPALSGAPAGAVAPPVMRSGLPINWWLIATLVYAGVAGLLLLRLAIGLFLTWRLARAAKPLRGLPMTGTDVRVSRDVGGPVTFGSTILVPPQFAGWDAKKRLAVLAHEGAHVANRDFYVLLLASLNRAMFWFSPFAWWQLARLAELAEIISDIEAIEVIEDRLSYAEILLDFASTVRPRSVELAMARASTVRARVERIIAAAAMPAAVGWRKRLWIASAIAPVVIMSAGMIAYRAPDPAPIADLGEAPAQHYRPFVNFYAMGPASVFAIFREGDDLYGQMTGQRKLRLTVGRDGTASYPASSGEITFPLDAEHRSAELSLRMNGRDIRAVRVAEMPTTAAEPAPLDQYVGWYRLAPNRVLTVRRDGDRLQVQETVQGPATALAEGADAFSIHGHNLLIFLRDEQARVSRVLVQNAVAGARLAPRIDAAVAQAIEADFARRVAEVPDRFREQVPVAGSKEMILRGIEDMRQGRPNYDRMSAPLAAKIHRQLNETQATFVALGALESIFFRGVGPGGYDIYGAKFENGTAEFRLLLEPDGKAGDVIFRADGNDELGGIMPCAEQANVRGRAGTSPIRIMLYNEMGEDIRIFNLDADGNRKAQSVVRPNMSWAVTTTVNNPWVIADKSGRCLEVLMPGRQTRFHNVEASNLGAKPGRAARRAVPIANGEEMLRRYIEGVGKGQPDYELMTSEVAEITRQQLPFDQAILAKLGALRAVSFRGVTALDSDIYIAQFANGSAEWRIGVRNGTITKIALGPNF from the coding sequence ATGATCGCAACTCTGGCGGAGGCGGCACTGCGCTCCCTTGTGCTGGGAGGCGTCGTCTGGTTCGGTCTCAATCTTTTCTGCGCGCGCAATCCGCGCGTTCACATGACGGCGTGGATCGTCGTGCTGCTGGCGTCGCTGGCGATGCCGTTCGTGATGCATTGGCCGACGCTCACGATCAGCCGGCTGCCTTTGCCGGTCTCCGTGCCGGATGATTTCCTGCCGGCCGACATCTCGATGCTGGAGACGCCGCAGCCCGCGCTGTCCGGCGCTCCCGCCGGTGCCGTCGCGCCGCCGGTGATGCGAAGTGGTCTGCCGATCAATTGGTGGCTGATCGCCACCCTCGTCTATGCCGGCGTTGCCGGCCTGTTGCTGCTGCGGCTCGCGATCGGTCTTTTCCTGACCTGGCGGCTGGCGCGGGCGGCAAAACCGCTGCGCGGCTTGCCGATGACCGGCACCGACGTGCGCGTCAGCCGCGATGTCGGCGGTCCCGTCACCTTCGGCTCGACCATTCTGGTGCCGCCGCAGTTCGCCGGCTGGGACGCCAAGAAGCGCCTCGCCGTGCTCGCGCATGAGGGCGCGCATGTCGCCAACCGCGACTTCTATGTCCTGCTGCTGGCGTCGCTCAATCGGGCAATGTTCTGGTTCAGCCCGTTCGCATGGTGGCAGCTCGCACGCCTCGCCGAGCTCGCCGAGATCATCAGCGACATCGAGGCGATCGAGGTCATCGAGGACCGGCTGTCCTATGCGGAAATCCTGCTCGATTTCGCCAGCACGGTGAGGCCGCGGTCGGTCGAGCTCGCGATGGCGCGGGCCTCGACCGTGCGCGCCCGCGTCGAGCGCATCATCGCGGCGGCCGCGATGCCAGCTGCGGTCGGCTGGCGCAAGCGGCTCTGGATCGCGAGCGCGATCGCACCCGTCGTGATCATGTCCGCCGGCATGATCGCCTATCGCGCGCCGGATCCCGCACCCATCGCCGATCTCGGTGAGGCGCCGGCCCAGCATTATCGCCCGTTCGTCAATTTCTACGCCATGGGTCCGGCCTCGGTGTTCGCCATCTTCCGCGAGGGCGACGATCTCTACGGCCAGATGACCGGGCAGCGCAAATTGCGCCTGACGGTGGGCCGCGACGGCACGGCGTCCTATCCGGCCTCGTCCGGCGAGATCACGTTCCCGCTCGATGCCGAGCATCGCTCGGCCGAGCTGAGCTTGCGCATGAACGGCCGCGACATCCGCGCGGTTCGTGTCGCGGAGATGCCGACCACCGCTGCGGAGCCCGCGCCGCTCGATCAATATGTCGGCTGGTACCGGCTGGCGCCGAACCGCGTGCTCACCGTGCGCCGCGATGGGGATCGGCTGCAGGTGCAGGAGACCGTGCAGGGCCCGGCGACAGCTCTCGCCGAAGGTGCCGATGCCTTCTCGATCCATGGCCACAACCTCCTGATCTTCCTGCGCGACGAGCAGGCCAGGGTCTCGCGCGTGCTGGTCCAGAACGCGGTCGCCGGCGCGCGTCTCGCGCCGCGGATCGACGCGGCGGTGGCGCAGGCGATCGAGGCCGACTTTGCGCGCCGTGTCGCGGAAGTCCCGGATCGTTTCCGCGAGCAGGTCCCGGTTGCCGGCAGCAAGGAGATGATCCTGCGCGGGATCGAGGACATGCGCCAAGGCAGGCCGAATTACGACCGCATGAGTGCGCCGCTGGCGGCCAAGATCCATCGACAGCTCAACGAGACGCAGGCCACCTTCGTGGCGCTCGGCGCCCTCGAATCGATCTTCTTCCGCGGCGTCGGCCCCGGCGGCTACGACATCTATGGCGCCAAGTTCGAGAACGGCACGGCGGAATTCCGCCTGCTGCTCGAGCCCGACGGCAAGGCCGGCGACGTCATCTTCCGGGCCGACGGCAATGACGAGCTCGGCGGCATCATGCCCTGCGCCGAACAGGCGAATGTGCGCGGTCGCGCCGGCACCTCGCCGATCCGGATCATGCTCTACAACGAGATGGGCGAGGACATCCGCATCTTCAATCTCGACGCCGACGGCAATCGCAAGGCGCAGAGCGTCGTCAGGCCCAATATGAGTTGGGCTGTCACCACCACCGTGAACAATCCCTGGGTCATTGCCGACAAGTCGGGGCGGTGCCTCGAGGTCTTGATGCCGGGCCGGCAGACGCGCTTCCACAACGTGGAGGCTTCGAACCTCGGCGCGAAGCCGGGGCGCGCCGCACGCCGCGCCGTTCCGATCGCCAATGGCGAGGAGATGCTGCGCCGCTATATCGAGGGCGTCGGCAAGGGACAGCCCGATTACGAGCTCATGACGTCGGAGGTCGCCGAGATCACGCGCCAGCAGCTGCCGTTCGACCAGGCGATCCTGGCCAAGCTCGGCGCGTTGCGGGCGGTCTCGTTCCGCGGCGTCACCGCGCTCGACAGCGACATCTACATCGCCCAGTTCGCCAATGGCTCGGCGGAATGGCGCATCGGCGTCCGGAACGGCACCATCACCAAGATCGCGCTCGGCCCGAATTTCTAG
- a CDS encoding tripartite tricarboxylate transporter substrate binding protein, producing MRGLWAVLRGHAIVIGGLIACAMWCAPAGAQSSRPITLIVPFAAGGPTDTLARILSERIAAELHTTVVVENVAGASGSIAGARAARATPDGTTITIGHWGTHVLNGAILKLPYDVVSDFEPVAMIAMGTQLIVGRKSLEANNLKELIAWLKANSGKATAGTSGAGTGAHVAAVFFKDKTGTDFQFVPYRGAGPAMIDLVAGQIDIMFDQAANSLAHVKSGAVKAFAVTSPTRLASAPDIPTVDEAGLSGLYISYWHGIWAPKNTPKDIVARINTAIVAALADAAVKQRFTELGQEIPPTDQQTPAALAAFQKAETEKWWPIVEAANIQPE from the coding sequence ATGCGGGGGCTGTGGGCTGTGTTGCGCGGTCATGCGATCGTCATTGGCGGGTTGATCGCATGCGCGATGTGGTGCGCGCCGGCAGGCGCTCAGTCATCGCGGCCCATCACCCTCATCGTACCGTTCGCCGCGGGCGGTCCGACCGACACGCTGGCGCGGATCCTGTCGGAGCGGATCGCCGCCGAGCTGCACACCACGGTCGTGGTCGAGAACGTCGCCGGTGCCTCCGGCAGCATTGCAGGTGCCCGCGCCGCCCGCGCGACGCCTGACGGCACGACGATCACGATCGGTCATTGGGGCACTCATGTGCTGAACGGCGCGATCCTCAAGCTGCCTTATGACGTCGTGAGCGATTTCGAGCCGGTCGCAATGATCGCGATGGGCACGCAACTCATCGTCGGCCGGAAGTCGCTCGAGGCGAACAATCTCAAGGAGCTGATTGCGTGGCTGAAGGCCAATTCCGGTAAGGCCACCGCGGGAACTTCAGGGGCGGGTACGGGAGCCCATGTCGCCGCCGTCTTCTTCAAGGATAAAACAGGCACCGACTTCCAGTTCGTGCCCTATCGCGGCGCGGGGCCCGCCATGATCGATCTCGTCGCAGGCCAGATCGACATCATGTTCGACCAGGCGGCGAACTCGCTGGCACACGTCAAGAGCGGCGCGGTCAAGGCGTTCGCGGTGACATCGCCGACGCGGCTTGCCTCCGCTCCCGACATTCCGACCGTCGACGAGGCGGGCCTGTCAGGGCTCTATATTTCCTATTGGCACGGCATCTGGGCACCGAAGAACACGCCAAAGGACATCGTCGCCCGGATCAACACGGCGATCGTCGCCGCGCTCGCCGATGCCGCGGTCAAGCAGCGCTTTACCGAACTCGGGCAGGAGATACCGCCAACCGACCAGCAGACGCCCGCAGCGCTCGCTGCGTTCCAGAAGGCCGAGACCGAGAAATGGTGGCCGATCGTGGAGGCGGCCAACATCCAGCCGGAATGA
- a CDS encoding septal ring lytic transglycosylase RlpA family protein has product MSCIARAETARISFAISCRLLLAIAGAASLAACAQSPVGRQKADLAGANRQAAVERPHRVAALHPRPISRARVPDGNAKQTASHGLASFYSDTETASGERFDKNELTAAHPSLPFGTKLRVTDTNSGRFVTVRVNDRGPYVRGRVVDISPSAAEALGMVDKGITNVRLEVVQ; this is encoded by the coding sequence ATGTCTTGCATTGCACGTGCCGAAACTGCCCGGATTTCCTTCGCAATCTCGTGCCGGCTGCTGCTGGCCATTGCCGGCGCCGCCTCGCTTGCGGCCTGCGCGCAATCGCCGGTCGGCCGCCAGAAGGCCGATCTCGCCGGCGCCAACAGGCAGGCCGCGGTCGAGCGGCCGCACCGCGTGGCGGCGCTGCATCCGCGCCCGATCAGCCGGGCGCGCGTCCCCGACGGTAACGCCAAGCAGACCGCGTCGCATGGCCTCGCCAGCTTCTATTCCGATACGGAGACCGCGAGCGGCGAGCGGTTCGACAAGAACGAGTTGACCGCGGCGCATCCCAGCCTGCCGTTCGGCACCAAGCTCCGCGTCACCGATACCAACTCCGGCCGTTTCGTCACGGTCAGGGTCAACGATCGCGGGCCCTATGTTCGCGGGCGCGTGGTCGACATCTCGCCGTCCGCGGCCGAGGCGCTCGGCATGGTCGACAAGGGCATCACCAACGTCCGCCTCGAGGTCGTGCAATAG
- a CDS encoding DUF1501 domain-containing protein produces MGIVNHLPTRRELLAGSGALFAWSQMPRIARAEGRDPRLLVIVLRGALDGLGAVAPVGDPDWISLRGDRALVLDGKPPALPLDSFFALNPAMPNLHRLYKSGKAAIVHATATPYRERSHFDGQDVLESGFTKPGATASGWLNRALLALEGGGRVDPRGSRALGIGSVTPLVVRGSAPVMTWVPQKLLPASEDTQSRLLDLYRHTDPKLATVLQARMKLASLGGAPGAGEAMSDDPTLAPPGIARVRAYFAEAAGTAARYLAKQDGPRVGAMGFVGWDTHIAEGAASGQLYNLLGALDGAFAAIETNMGEAWKETVVAVVTEFGRTARINGTQGTDHGTGTVAFLIGGGLAGGRVIADWPGLKPAQLFEDRDLKPTTDLRAVLKGLLRDHLRVEEKVLADMVFPGSADVKPMGGLVA; encoded by the coding sequence ATGGGCATCGTCAATCACCTGCCGACGCGGCGCGAACTTCTGGCCGGCTCCGGTGCGCTGTTCGCCTGGAGCCAGATGCCCAGGATCGCGCGCGCCGAAGGACGCGATCCGCGGCTGCTCGTCATCGTCCTGCGCGGTGCGCTCGATGGCCTCGGTGCGGTCGCGCCGGTCGGCGATCCCGACTGGATCTCGCTGCGCGGCGACCGCGCGCTGGTGCTGGACGGCAAGCCGCCGGCGCTGCCGCTGGATTCCTTCTTCGCGCTCAATCCGGCGATGCCGAACCTGCACCGGCTCTACAAGAGCGGCAAGGCCGCGATCGTCCATGCCACCGCGACGCCCTATCGCGAGCGCTCGCATTTCGACGGCCAGGACGTGCTGGAGAGCGGCTTCACCAAGCCGGGCGCAACCGCCTCGGGCTGGCTCAACCGCGCGCTGCTTGCCCTGGAAGGGGGCGGCCGCGTCGATCCGCGCGGCAGCCGCGCGCTCGGCATCGGTTCGGTGACGCCGCTGGTGGTGCGCGGCTCCGCGCCTGTGATGACATGGGTGCCGCAAAAGCTCTTGCCGGCGAGCGAGGACACCCAGAGCCGCCTGCTCGATCTCTACCGGCACACCGACCCGAAGCTCGCCACCGTGCTGCAGGCACGCATGAAGCTCGCTTCGCTCGGCGGGGCACCGGGCGCAGGCGAAGCGATGTCGGACGATCCGACGCTGGCGCCACCGGGCATCGCGCGCGTGCGCGCTTATTTTGCGGAAGCGGCCGGCACCGCCGCGCGCTACCTCGCCAAGCAGGACGGTCCGCGCGTCGGCGCCATGGGCTTCGTCGGCTGGGACACCCACATCGCGGAAGGGGCGGCCTCGGGCCAGCTCTACAATCTGCTCGGTGCACTCGATGGCGCGTTCGCCGCGATTGAGACCAACATGGGCGAGGCATGGAAGGAGACTGTGGTCGCCGTCGTCACCGAGTTCGGGCGCACCGCGCGCATCAACGGCACGCAGGGCACAGATCATGGCACGGGCACGGTCGCGTTCCTGATCGGCGGCGGGCTCGCGGGCGGCCGCGTGATCGCGGACTGGCCGGGCCTGAAGCCGGCGCAGCTGTTCGAAGACCGCGACCTCAAGCCGACTACCGATCTGCGCGCCGTGCTGAAAGGCCTGCTCAGAGATCATCTGCGCGTCGAGGAGAAGGTGCTGGCGGATATGGTCTTCCCCGGCAGCGCGGACGTCAAACCGATGGGAGGCCTTGTGGCCTGA
- a CDS encoding NAD-dependent malic enzyme, whose protein sequence is MALLRDPLLNKGTAFTESEREALGLRGLLPPCVLTMETQAQRVLTNLRTLPTDLEKYVALNALHDRNEALFFRVVVDNIDEIQPIIYTPTVGLACQKYGLIFQRPRGMFISSRDRGQITELLENWPYQAKLIVVTDGERILGLGDLGANGMGIPVGKLSLYSACAGVHPEACLPIVLDVGTNNEELLSDPYYLGLRERRLTGEAYDSFVDEFMQAARKTFPGVLIQFEDFANHSAFKLLHKYRDEACVFNDDIQGTAAVALAGLFSALRVNGGKLKDQMILFLGAGEAATGIADLVVSAMMAEGASEADALRRNWLVDSRGLVVGGREGLSGHKLRYAHTDQAPIADFLTAIKTLKPTAIIGVAAVGGAFTPEVLKTMAELNEQPIVFALSNPTSKAECSAEDAYRYTEGRALFACGSPYDPVKLNGRSFVPRQGNNSYIFPGVGLGVIASGSRLVTDEMFMAAAHTLADCVGKDDLAQGSLYPALPRIREVSVRIAAAVADVAYQRGLADGPAPNDVKALVQSQMYEPHY, encoded by the coding sequence ATGGCGCTGCTGCGCGATCCCTTGCTCAACAAGGGCACCGCTTTCACGGAATCCGAGCGCGAAGCACTCGGCCTGCGCGGCCTGCTGCCGCCTTGCGTGCTGACGATGGAGACGCAGGCGCAGCGCGTCCTCACCAACCTGCGCACGCTGCCGACGGACCTCGAAAAATACGTCGCGCTGAACGCGCTGCATGACCGCAACGAGGCGCTGTTCTTCCGCGTCGTCGTCGACAATATCGACGAGATTCAGCCGATCATCTACACGCCGACGGTCGGGCTCGCCTGCCAGAAATACGGCCTGATCTTCCAGCGGCCGCGCGGCATGTTCATCTCCTCGCGCGATCGCGGCCAGATCACCGAGCTCCTGGAGAACTGGCCCTATCAGGCCAAGCTGATCGTCGTCACCGACGGCGAACGCATTCTGGGACTTGGCGATCTCGGCGCCAACGGCATGGGCATCCCGGTCGGCAAGCTCTCGCTCTATTCGGCCTGCGCCGGCGTGCATCCGGAGGCGTGCCTGCCGATCGTACTCGACGTCGGCACCAACAACGAAGAGCTTTTGAGCGATCCCTATTATCTCGGCCTGCGCGAGCGGCGGCTCACGGGCGAAGCCTATGACAGCTTCGTCGACGAGTTCATGCAGGCGGCGCGAAAGACCTTTCCGGGCGTGCTGATCCAGTTCGAGGATTTCGCCAATCATTCGGCATTCAAGCTGCTGCACAAATATCGCGATGAAGCCTGCGTCTTCAACGACGACATCCAGGGCACCGCGGCGGTGGCGCTGGCCGGCCTGTTCTCGGCGCTGCGTGTGAATGGCGGCAAGCTGAAGGACCAGATGATCCTGTTCCTGGGCGCCGGCGAGGCGGCAACCGGCATCGCCGATCTCGTGGTGTCCGCAATGATGGCGGAAGGCGCCTCCGAGGCGGACGCGCTCCGCCGCAACTGGCTGGTGGATTCCCGCGGTCTCGTCGTCGGCGGACGCGAAGGTCTGTCCGGCCACAAGCTCCGCTATGCCCACACCGATCAGGCGCCGATCGCCGACTTCCTCACCGCGATCAAGACGCTGAAGCCGACGGCGATCATCGGCGTCGCCGCGGTCGGCGGCGCCTTCACGCCGGAGGTGCTCAAGACGATGGCGGAGCTCAACGAACAGCCGATCGTGTTCGCGCTCTCCAATCCGACCTCGAAGGCCGAATGCTCGGCGGAGGATGCCTATCGCTACACCGAGGGCCGTGCGCTGTTCGCCTGCGGCAGCCCGTATGATCCGGTCAAGCTGAACGGCCGCAGCTTCGTGCCGCGCCAGGGCAACAATTCCTACATCTTCCCGGGCGTCGGCCTCGGCGTCATCGCCAGTGGCTCGCGCCTCGTCACCGACGAGATGTTCATGGCGGCGGCCCATACGCTCGCCGATTGCGTCGGCAAGGACGATCTCGCGCAGGGCAGTCTCTATCCGGCGCTGCCGCGCATCCGCGAAGTCTCGGTCCGCATCGCCGCGGCCGTCGCCGACGTTGCCTATCAGCGCGGGCTCGCGGACGGGCCGGCGCCCAATGACGTCAAGGCCCTTGTGCAGTCGCAGATGTACGAGCCGCATTACTGA
- a CDS encoding BlaI/MecI/CopY family transcriptional regulator — translation MDDRLPELGDLEREVMQLVWAHGPVTAEIVRERLSRRLKESTVRTVLRRLEEKGYARHTVDGRTYVYHAAEERAKVAAKAVQRIVDWFCNGSIEEVLVGMVDNKMLDQQQLRELADQVAKAKKARGVKKE, via the coding sequence ATGGACGATCGTTTGCCCGAACTGGGCGACCTCGAGCGCGAGGTCATGCAATTGGTTTGGGCCCATGGTCCCGTCACGGCCGAGATCGTGCGTGAACGTCTGTCGCGGCGGCTGAAGGAATCGACGGTTCGTACGGTGCTGCGCCGGCTGGAGGAAAAGGGCTATGCTCGCCACACCGTGGACGGCCGCACCTATGTCTATCACGCCGCCGAAGAGCGCGCGAAGGTGGCGGCCAAGGCGGTGCAGCGCATCGTCGACTGGTTCTGCAATGGCTCGATCGAGGAGGTCCTCGTCGGCATGGTGGACAACAAGATGCTCGACCAGCAGCAATTGCGCGAGCTGGCCGACCAGGTGGCCAAGGCGAAGAAGGCGAGGGGAGTGAAGAAAGAATGA
- a CDS encoding DUF1800 family protein, which translates to MSNSAKTEALLALHRFGMGPRPGSMAAIGTDPRGALVAELDRPLTLSAAASLPPSAKAYRTVADANARRTARAKQAQQQVKKQQMASADQAQPEGRAQGYAQEKDAAEMAAKQAADAVPDPGRPIYLQEAKLRTEAALTAEIGFAERLVWFWSNHFCISANKIQSMSGAYEREAVRAHALGHFVDLLLAAESHPAMLFYLDNLGSMGANSIAGINRSRGLNENIAREIMELHTLGVRTGYTQDDVISFANVMTGWTLVPPGADPQHGGEFIFNPRLHEPGGQTVLGKRYEQEDVEQGRAVLRDLAAHPATATHVATKLARHFVADEPPPVLVEQLATTFRDTDGDLKQVAIAMVSSDEAWRGPPSKLKRPGEWVVGMARATGITQVDPVRYTGGQELLGEPLWRPSAPKGYPDDEASWIDGVGRRLDVANNLAERLAGTTDPQAIIEDVFASEIASEVKQAVGRAESRQQALALLFMSADFQRR; encoded by the coding sequence ATGAGCAATTCTGCCAAGACAGAAGCCCTGCTGGCGCTGCATCGCTTCGGGATGGGACCGCGGCCGGGATCGATGGCCGCGATCGGGACCGACCCGCGCGGCGCGCTGGTTGCCGAGCTCGACCGGCCGCTCACACTGAGCGCCGCCGCCAGCCTTCCCCCCAGCGCAAAGGCCTATCGCACCGTTGCCGATGCCAATGCGCGGCGGACGGCGCGGGCCAAGCAGGCGCAGCAGCAGGTCAAGAAGCAGCAGATGGCGTCGGCGGATCAGGCGCAGCCCGAGGGCCGGGCACAGGGCTATGCCCAGGAGAAGGACGCCGCCGAGATGGCGGCGAAGCAGGCGGCCGATGCCGTCCCCGATCCCGGCCGTCCGATCTATTTGCAGGAAGCCAAGCTGCGGACCGAAGCTGCGCTCACTGCCGAGATCGGCTTTGCCGAACGGCTGGTGTGGTTCTGGTCCAATCATTTCTGCATCTCGGCCAACAAGATCCAGAGCATGTCCGGCGCCTATGAGCGCGAGGCGGTTCGCGCCCACGCGCTAGGCCATTTCGTCGATCTCCTGCTGGCGGCCGAAAGCCATCCGGCCATGCTGTTCTATCTCGACAATCTCGGCTCGATGGGGGCGAACTCGATCGCCGGCATCAACCGCAGCCGCGGTCTCAACGAGAACATCGCGCGCGAGATCATGGAGCTGCATACGCTCGGTGTGCGCACCGGCTACACCCAGGACGACGTCATCAGCTTCGCGAACGTCATGACCGGCTGGACGCTGGTGCCGCCGGGCGCCGATCCCCAGCATGGCGGCGAGTTCATCTTCAATCCGCGGCTGCATGAGCCCGGCGGCCAGACCGTGCTCGGCAAGCGCTATGAGCAGGAGGACGTCGAGCAGGGCCGCGCCGTGCTGCGCGATCTCGCCGCGCATCCGGCGACCGCGACCCATGTCGCGACCAAGCTTGCCCGCCACTTCGTCGCCGACGAGCCGCCGCCGGTCCTGGTCGAGCAGCTGGCGACAACCTTTCGCGACACCGATGGCGATCTCAAGCAGGTCGCGATCGCGATGGTGTCGTCGGACGAGGCATGGCGCGGGCCGCCGTCAAAGCTCAAGCGGCCCGGCGAATGGGTCGTGGGCATGGCACGTGCGACCGGCATCACCCAGGTCGATCCGGTCCGCTACACCGGCGGCCAGGAGCTGCTCGGCGAGCCGCTGTGGCGCCCGTCCGCGCCAAAAGGCTATCCGGATGACGAGGCGAGCTGGATCGACGGCGTCGGCCGGCGGCTCGATGTCGCCAACAATCTAGCCGAGCGCCTCGCAGGCACGACCGATCCGCAAGCCATCATCGAGGACGTCTTTGCATCGGAGATCGCGAGCGAGGTGAAGCAGGCGGTCGGCCGCGCCGAGAGCCGCCAGCAGGCGCTGGCATTGCTGTTCATGTCGGCGGATTTTCAGAGGAGGTGA